A region of the Thermus sp. LT1-2-5 genome:
AGTCCTATCTGATCCAGGATGCTGGCCACCAGGCCCAGGTGGCCCAGGTCGTACACCTGTAGGTTGGGTGTGGTTTCCATCCCAAAATCCTAAGGCCAAGGGAGAGGGGTGCGGAATGTCGGTAAAGGCCTTCTTGGCGGAGAAGGGCATCCCTGCGGAAACCCTCCCCTTCCGCGGGGTGAGGAGCTATGGCCCGGAACTCCTCACCCTCAGCCTCCTCCTTGCCCTAAGCCCCCTCTCCCCCATCCTCCCCCTCCTGGGAGCCCTGGGTTTTTTCCTCTACTTCAGCGGCCAACGCCCCTGGGGCTTCCTCCTGGACCGCTATCCCTCGCAGAACCTTTTGGCCTGGAAGGGACAAGGGGAAAAGGCCCTGGTCCTCATGGCCCACGTGGACACCGCCAAGACCTTTTTCCTCTACCACCCGAGGCGGGTGCGGGCCTTTCGGGCAAACTTCCTCCTCAACGCCGCCTTGGCCTTCCTAAGCCCCCTCCTCGCCCTTACCCCTTTGAAGTGGCCCCTGGGCCTTTACTTCCTGGTCCAGGCGGGGCTTCTCCTGTACCGGGAGCTCGAGGCCCCTTACGTGGAGGGCGCCAACGACAACGCCAGCGGCGTGGCGGTGGCCACGGCCCTCTTCCTCACCACCGACCCCCCCAAAGGGTGGCGGCTTGGCCTTGCCCTCACCGGGTGCGAGGAGGTGGGGGCCTTGGGGGCCAAGGCCCTGGCCCGCCACCTGCCCCACGGGGCCCTTGTCCTCAACCTGGACAACGTGGGCCGGGGAGCGCTCTTCTACGTGGAGGGTGAGGGCATGCTCCGCTACGTTCCCTACCGGGGGCCCCTGCTAGAGGCCGCCCGCAACACCCCAGGGGCCCAACCCCTCCGCTACCGCCTGGCCTACTTCGACGCCTTGCCCCTGGCCCAGAAAGGCTTTCCCACCCTCACCCTCATCCGGTTGGAGGGGGGCGTACCCCCCGACTGGCACTGGCCCACGGACACCTTCGCCCGCCTGGACGAAAGGGCCCTAGAGGAAACCCTTGCCTACGCACGGGCCCTCCTCCAGGAGGCCTTTAGGGTAGGATAGGCCTAATGTTCCGCGTGGGCATCCTCACGGTTTCCGACAAGGGCTTCCGGGGCGAGCGGGAGGACACCACCCATCTGGCCCTGCGGGAAGCCCTAAAGGGAGGGCCCTACGAGGTGGTGGCCTACGAGGTGGTGCCCGACGAACCCCCCATGATCAAGAAGGTGCTCCGGCTTTGGGCGGACCGGGAAAGCGTGGACCTTATCCTCACCAATGGGGGCACGGGCCTTTCCCCCCGGGACAGGACCCCCGAGGCCACCCGGGAGGTCTTGGAAAGGGAGGTGCCGGGCCTACCCGAGCTCATGCGCCTCAAGGGCCTGGAGAAGACCCCCATGGCCGCCCTCTCCCGGGGGGTGGCGGGGGTGAGGGGAAAAACCCTCATCCTCAACCTCCCCGGAAGCCCCAAAGGGGCCAGGGAGTCCTTGGAGGCCGTCCTCCCCGTGCTTCCCCACGCCCTAAGCCTGGTCACGGGCAAGGCCTGGAAGGAGGGGCACCATGAGTAGGGTGCCGGAGCCTTCCGTCTTCCTGGTGGTGGACGAGGCCAAGCGAAGGGCCCGGGAAAGGGGCCTTGAACTTATAGACCTCTCCATCGGCTCCACGGACCTCTTGCCCCCCGAGGCCCCCCTAAAGGCCCTCCGGGAGGCCCTCTCGGACCCCAAAACCTACGGCTACTGCCTTAAAAGCTGCACCCTGCCCTTTTTGGAGGCCGCCACCGCCTGGTACCAAGGGCGCTATGGGGTCGCCCTAGACCCCAAGCGGGAGGCCCTTGCCCTCATCGGGAGCCAAGAGGGCCTCGCCCACCACCTTTTCGCCCTCACAGAGCCGGGCGACCTCCTCCTCCTCCCCGAGGTGGCCTATCCCAGCTACTTCGGCGCAGCCCAGGTGGCCTCCTTGCAGACTTTCCTCATCCCCTTGCGCCAAGACGGCCTGGCGGATCTCGCCAAGGTGCCGGAGGAGGTATGGCAGAAGGCCAAAATCCTCCTCCTCAACTACCCCAACAACCCCACGGGGGCGGTGGCGGGCTGGGATTACTTTGAAGAAGCCCTAGCCTTGGCGCGAAAACACGGCCTCTGGCTCATCCACGACAACCCCTACGTGGACCAGGTCTACGAGGGGGAGGCCCCTTCCCCCCTGGCCCTCCCCGGGGCCAAGGAGCGGGTAGTGGAGCTCTTCTCCCTCTCCAAGAGCTACAACCTGGCGGGCTTCCGCTTGGGCTTCGCCCTGGGAAGCGAGGAGGCCATGGCAAGGCTAGAGCGGGTGAAGGGGGTCATAGACTTCAACCCCTACGCCGGCATCCTGCGCATGGGGGTGGAGGCCCTCAAGACCCCCAGGGAACTGACCCAAGGCTTCGCCCAGGTGTACCGGGAAAGGGCCTTGGGGATGGCCAGGGCCCTAGGGGGCGTCCTGGAGCTCCTCCCGCCCAAGGCCACCATGTACCTTTGGGGGAGGCTCCCGGAAGGGCAGGACGACCTGGACTTCGCCCTCCGTCTGGTGGAGCAGGGCGTGGCCGTGGCCCCGGGCCGAGGCTTCGGCCCTGGGGGGAGGGGTTTTATCCGCATCGCCCTGGTGCGGCCCCTACCGGAGCTCCTCCGGGCGGCGGAGAGGATCCGGGAGTTCGTCACTGAAGGCGCTCCTCGGGGGGCAGGCCGCTAAGGCGCCGCTTTACCTCCCCCACCAGGTAGAGGCTTCCCGCCACCACCACCCGGCCCTCCCAGGCCCAGGCCCGCTCCAAGGCCCGCAAGGGGTCCTCCTCCACCACCGCTTCGGGGAAGAGGGGGAGGAGGGCCTTGGGGTCCTCCGCGCGGGGGGAGGCGTAGCGGGTGAGGACCACGGGGCCCAGGCCCCTAAGGGCCTCCGCCATGGGGGCGTGGGCCTTGCCCCTGGTGAAGGCGAGGACGAAGGCGGCGGGCAGGAGGCCGTGGAAGCGGAGGGCCTCCCGCAAGGCCAGGGCGCCCTCGGGGTTGTGGGCCCCGTCTAGAACGAGCTCTTTCCCCCCCAGGAAAAGCCTCTCCAGGCGGCCCGGGTTTTCCGTGCGGGCAAGGCCCCTCCCTATGGCCTCCCATCCCGCCCCCAAAAGCTTCCCCGCCACCGCTGCCAGGGCCAGGTTCTCCGCCTGGTGAGGGCCCAGGAGGGGGGCCTGGAGGGGATGCGCCTCCCCCCTCAGGACCACGGTGAAGGCGAGGCCCGTGGGGGTGGGGGCCACCCCTTCCAGGTGAAAGTCCTCCCCCAGGACCCAAAGGGGCGTGCCCCGGGCCTG
Encoded here:
- a CDS encoding MogA/MoaB family molybdenum cofactor biosynthesis protein, whose translation is MFRVGILTVSDKGFRGEREDTTHLALREALKGGPYEVVAYEVVPDEPPMIKKVLRLWADRESVDLILTNGGTGLSPRDRTPEATREVLEREVPGLPELMRLKGLEKTPMAALSRGVAGVRGKTLILNLPGSPKGARESLEAVLPVLPHALSLVTGKAWKEGHHE
- a CDS encoding folylpolyglutamate synthase/dihydrofolate synthase family protein, whose translation is MDPLAWLYARQGVVTLGLERIRALLARLGHPQEAYPVALVGGTNGKGTAARALAAILEEAGFRVGLYTSPHLVDFRERIALQGKPIAQDRLHALLEEVRPHAEAVGASFFEAATALALLHFAREGVGFAVLEVGLGGRLDATNAAEPVLSLVTNIGHDHLEVLGPTLKDVAREKAGIFRPGIPALTAARGEGLEELKAQAQARGTPLWVLGEDFHLEGVAPTPTGLAFTVVLRGEAHPLQAPLLGPHQAENLALAAVAGKLLGAGWEAIGRGLARTENPGRLERLFLGGKELVLDGAHNPEGALALREALRFHGLLPAAFVLAFTRGKAHAPMAEALRGLGPVVLTRYASPRAEDPKALLPLFPEAVVEEDPLRALERAWAWEGRVVVAGSLYLVGEVKRRLSGLPPEERLQ
- a CDS encoding M28 family peptidase, which codes for MSVKAFLAEKGIPAETLPFRGVRSYGPELLTLSLLLALSPLSPILPLLGALGFFLYFSGQRPWGFLLDRYPSQNLLAWKGQGEKALVLMAHVDTAKTFFLYHPRRVRAFRANFLLNAALAFLSPLLALTPLKWPLGLYFLVQAGLLLYRELEAPYVEGANDNASGVAVATALFLTTDPPKGWRLGLALTGCEEVGALGAKALARHLPHGALVLNLDNVGRGALFYVEGEGMLRYVPYRGPLLEAARNTPGAQPLRYRLAYFDALPLAQKGFPTLTLIRLEGGVPPDWHWPTDTFARLDERALEETLAYARALLQEAFRVG
- a CDS encoding aminotransferase class I/II-fold pyridoxal phosphate-dependent enzyme; the encoded protein is MSRVPEPSVFLVVDEAKRRARERGLELIDLSIGSTDLLPPEAPLKALREALSDPKTYGYCLKSCTLPFLEAATAWYQGRYGVALDPKREALALIGSQEGLAHHLFALTEPGDLLLLPEVAYPSYFGAAQVASLQTFLIPLRQDGLADLAKVPEEVWQKAKILLLNYPNNPTGAVAGWDYFEEALALARKHGLWLIHDNPYVDQVYEGEAPSPLALPGAKERVVELFSLSKSYNLAGFRLGFALGSEEAMARLERVKGVIDFNPYAGILRMGVEALKTPRELTQGFAQVYRERALGMARALGGVLELLPPKATMYLWGRLPEGQDDLDFALRLVEQGVAVAPGRGFGPGGRGFIRIALVRPLPELLRAAERIREFVTEGAPRGAGR